A single window of Hylaeus volcanicus isolate JK05 chromosome 8, UHH_iyHylVolc1.0_haploid, whole genome shotgun sequence DNA harbors:
- the LOC128880647 gene encoding zinc finger protein Elbow isoform X1 → MLTSSANQYLRPEYLTPLPTTLDAKKSPLALLAQACNQIGADMPSNKSLLGSLDKPLKSADQSREKSSPAIAPTATSADSNKTNFKPYESCLDSEKAPSPDEQRSSSSHSVSGRSRTPGSSSKRCSSNHSASSVQAVTPQGRKTATPNSDITRESPVARMSLTQLESSNSSQPTAAVTSSSVLAMTDPFVKDLPLGIFKPGVSLSSSSSGYLAYNLQSPVDAMASSLVSQHHAALKNGLVTGNPYLSYARLKTAICPDALMPLCRDPYCNGCQLNSHLFVSSASAAVANGKLTSSSGSTSGSCPAGCTQCDHKSDTPYGTLGVAAYAHAQLATMAATSQLPYICNWIASDTAYCGKRFSTSDELLQHLRSHTSVSASGTTDSSVATMSLLSPSIGLPPTHLLFSRTYPTPPLSPFATARYHPYGKSSLLFPPSLSPLGLPLPPPHPHSLAGLSPYFSPYSLYGSSRLGAASGMPQ, encoded by the coding sequence ttGGATGCGAAAAAAAGCCCGCTCGCACTCCTCGCTCAGGCTTGCAATCAAATAGGAGCAGACATGCCGTCCAATAAATCTCTCCTAGGCTCGTTGGACAAGCCGTTGAAATCTGCGGATCAGTCGCGTGAAAAGTCGTCGCCAGCAATCGCACCAACTGCAACGTCCGCAGACTCTAACAAGACCAATTTTAAACCATACGAGTCGTGTTTGGATTCTGAGAAAGCACCAAGTCCAGACGAGCAACGTTCATCCTCTAGTCATTCGGTGTCTGGTCGATCCAGGACACCTGGTAGCAGTAGTAAGCGATGCTCGAGCAATCACAGCGCCTCATCTGTTCAAGCAGTAACGCCGCAAGGTCGGAAAACTGCGACACCGAACAGCGATATTACTCGAGAATCACCTGTTGCGAGGATGTCGTTGACTCAACTCGAGTCGTCAAATTCGTCGCAACCAACCGCAGCCGTTACCTCCAGCAGTGTTCTAGCTATGACAGATCCGTTCGTCAAGGATCTTCCGTTGGGAATTTTCAAGCCAGGAGTCAGTTTATCATCTTCGAGTTCCGGCTATCTAGCCTATAACCTGCAATCACCTGTCGACGCAATGGCCAGTTCTTTAGTGTCTCAGCACCATGCAGCGTTAAAAAATGGTTTAGTAACTGGAAACCCATATTTGAGTTACGCTAGATTAAAGACTGCTATATGCCCCGACGCGCTAATGCCCTTATGCCGGGATCCATACTGCAACGGTTGTCAACTAAATTCTCATCTATTCGTTAGCTCTGCGAGTGCGGCAGTCGCCAATGGAAAACTAACTTCTAGCAGTGGTAGCACATCCGGTTCCTGTCCTGCTGGTTGTACTCAGTGCGATCACAAGTCCGATACGCCTTACGGAACATTGGGTGTTGCCGCTTACGCTCACGCACAGTTGGCTACCATGGCTGCGACCTCGCAACTTCCCTACATTTGCAATTGGATCGCCAGTGACACCGCCTACTGCGGCAAAAGGTTTTCCACGTCGGACGAGTTGTTACAGCATCTGAGGAGTCACACGAGCGTGTCGGCCAGTGGAACCACGGATTCTTCGGTGGCCACGATGTCTCTGTTGTCGCCTTCCATTGGATTACCACCAACGCATCTGTTATTTTCTAGAACTTATCCTACGCCTCCTTTGAGTCCGTTTGCAACTGCGCGTTATCACCCATATGGAAAAAGTTCCCTATTATTTCCACCGTCCCTATCACCGTTAGGTTTACCCCTTCCACCGCCGCATCCGCATAGTCTTGCGGGTCTGTCACCGTATTTCTCTCCATATTCGCTATACGGAAGTTCTCGTCTTGGGGCCGCGTCCGGTATGCCTCAGTAA
- the LOC128880647 gene encoding zinc finger protein Elbow isoform X2, with amino-acid sequence MAKAIYCLKMVLFRTQLVARKLDAKKSPLALLAQACNQIGADMPSNKSLLGSLDKPLKSADQSREKSSPAIAPTATSADSNKTNFKPYESCLDSEKAPSPDEQRSSSSHSVSGRSRTPGSSSKRCSSNHSASSVQAVTPQGRKTATPNSDITRESPVARMSLTQLESSNSSQPTAAVTSSSVLAMTDPFVKDLPLGIFKPGVSLSSSSSGYLAYNLQSPVDAMASSLVSQHHAALKNGLVTGNPYLSYARLKTAICPDALMPLCRDPYCNGCQLNSHLFVSSASAAVANGKLTSSSGSTSGSCPAGCTQCDHKSDTPYGTLGVAAYAHAQLATMAATSQLPYICNWIASDTAYCGKRFSTSDELLQHLRSHTSVSASGTTDSSVATMSLLSPSIGLPPTHLLFSRTYPTPPLSPFATARYHPYGKSSLLFPPSLSPLGLPLPPPHPHSLAGLSPYFSPYSLYGSSRLGAASGMPQ; translated from the coding sequence ttGGATGCGAAAAAAAGCCCGCTCGCACTCCTCGCTCAGGCTTGCAATCAAATAGGAGCAGACATGCCGTCCAATAAATCTCTCCTAGGCTCGTTGGACAAGCCGTTGAAATCTGCGGATCAGTCGCGTGAAAAGTCGTCGCCAGCAATCGCACCAACTGCAACGTCCGCAGACTCTAACAAGACCAATTTTAAACCATACGAGTCGTGTTTGGATTCTGAGAAAGCACCAAGTCCAGACGAGCAACGTTCATCCTCTAGTCATTCGGTGTCTGGTCGATCCAGGACACCTGGTAGCAGTAGTAAGCGATGCTCGAGCAATCACAGCGCCTCATCTGTTCAAGCAGTAACGCCGCAAGGTCGGAAAACTGCGACACCGAACAGCGATATTACTCGAGAATCACCTGTTGCGAGGATGTCGTTGACTCAACTCGAGTCGTCAAATTCGTCGCAACCAACCGCAGCCGTTACCTCCAGCAGTGTTCTAGCTATGACAGATCCGTTCGTCAAGGATCTTCCGTTGGGAATTTTCAAGCCAGGAGTCAGTTTATCATCTTCGAGTTCCGGCTATCTAGCCTATAACCTGCAATCACCTGTCGACGCAATGGCCAGTTCTTTAGTGTCTCAGCACCATGCAGCGTTAAAAAATGGTTTAGTAACTGGAAACCCATATTTGAGTTACGCTAGATTAAAGACTGCTATATGCCCCGACGCGCTAATGCCCTTATGCCGGGATCCATACTGCAACGGTTGTCAACTAAATTCTCATCTATTCGTTAGCTCTGCGAGTGCGGCAGTCGCCAATGGAAAACTAACTTCTAGCAGTGGTAGCACATCCGGTTCCTGTCCTGCTGGTTGTACTCAGTGCGATCACAAGTCCGATACGCCTTACGGAACATTGGGTGTTGCCGCTTACGCTCACGCACAGTTGGCTACCATGGCTGCGACCTCGCAACTTCCCTACATTTGCAATTGGATCGCCAGTGACACCGCCTACTGCGGCAAAAGGTTTTCCACGTCGGACGAGTTGTTACAGCATCTGAGGAGTCACACGAGCGTGTCGGCCAGTGGAACCACGGATTCTTCGGTGGCCACGATGTCTCTGTTGTCGCCTTCCATTGGATTACCACCAACGCATCTGTTATTTTCTAGAACTTATCCTACGCCTCCTTTGAGTCCGTTTGCAACTGCGCGTTATCACCCATATGGAAAAAGTTCCCTATTATTTCCACCGTCCCTATCACCGTTAGGTTTACCCCTTCCACCGCCGCATCCGCATAGTCTTGCGGGTCTGTCACCGTATTTCTCTCCATATTCGCTATACGGAAGTTCTCGTCTTGGGGCCGCGTCCGGTATGCCTCAGTAA